The Triticum urartu cultivar G1812 chromosome 6, Tu2.1, whole genome shotgun sequence genome includes the window ATCGCGCGTGACTGTTCGCCCCCCCTAGATTCGCCTTTTGAAAATAAAATATTTCATGAACCATACATACGAATTACAAACTGTTTTCACCGTTGCATTTTTCACGTCAAGATTTTCAAAAACTacatcccatgttgataggtttcgACAAATATTTTTCTCAGTGAAAATTGTGTTCTCAAAGTGATCAAACTCGGGCTCATAAACTGTGCTAACTCTGCTCCCGCGTGAAGCACATATGTGCTCCCAAAATGAACTAACTAATGCTCTTGAGCTGTAGTAACTTATGCTTCCAGATGAACTAACTTGTGCTCCCGCGAGGGGTGAATCACGCCGTGCTTCAAACATGAACTAACCTGCGCTTCCACCTAGTACTAACTCATGTTTACAATGCGACCCTAAAAAAAAACCTCATGTTTACAATGCCAAGCACAAACTGTGCTTCCGAATGAACACATGTGCTTCCAAGAAAACTCAAGAAAATAAATAAACCAAATACACCCCCAAAAAAACCAGGCAAAAACAacaaccccctcccccccccccccaccctcccccccccccaaaaaaaaataCAAGAACATAATCGGAGATAGCGGCGTCTTCAGTAGACTGGAGACAGGAACGTAATCTTCATCATTCAAGTGAAACAGTTCCAGGAATACAAGAGggaccaaaaaaacaaaaaaactaatcCGAGGCGGTACGGTAGGAACCAAAATGCACACGCGTAGCAATTCATCTCCATCCTATCCCAAGTGACCATAGTTCACTCACCTCCAGCAGAAAACGGAAACAGTAGTTACATGCGCTTTCATCTGTTTATCCAGACATCTCTACTAGCTTCACAAGAGTCTTAAGCAATTAGGTGAGCTATTACCAAGTTCACCAGGAGAAGTTAACCACGAGTGTATCCTGCACAGCATTCTCCTAAAGTTCGATTCACGTTACCAAGCTCAACGATAAGACGGGAAGATCAACCACTGATGTTGCCGAGCCAAAACAGCATCGGGAACTGAACAACCGCCAGGAAGAGCAGAAAGTAGTGGTTTCGACTCGGATGCCGCTCGTAACTCCTTGGTCCACCCAGAAGAACCCTCTTCATGGTCTTCACGAGGAACACGCCAGTGCAGAGACAGAACCATGGCATGATGAAGTAGTATAAGTAGCTCCAGAAGATGCGGGCCAGCATCGCAAGAGATGTGCCAGCAAATCCATACCCAGCATACGCCACAATGTCTAGCAATGGCGCTTCACCACTGCCCAGGGAGTACAGCAAACCTTTGATGAGGACGACTTGCAGAAACCAGCCAACTAGACCTCTTGTGAACTGTAGGGTCAGTGCCTCAGGGGTAAACCTGTATCACCGAACAAATCACATTTAGATGATTCAGTCATGTAAAGTGTGCAGTGGTTCTCCAGATAGAAGATACAGAGTGCTACACGCTGTATTTACCTTCCCAGAACTCCCAATGCGTATCCAGCAATGACAATGTAGGTGCCAAATGCCATCAAAGGGATGTACAGGTCTGGGGCATTGATATCCTGAATTGGAGGTTTGTAGGATAGCCTTCCTCCTACAGGTTCAGTTATTCTCGTCCAATGACCCTTAAGGAAGACAATAAAGCAACATGCATGTTATGAGACTTCACAGCATGCAAATCTTGCAAGGAAAAAAGGAGAGTGAAACAGAGCTCACCCTGTGAAAGAAAGGGAACAAGACGACCTTCAGTTTGTTCCTCACATACTGGCTGTTGACTTGAAAATAGTATTGAGGGTCGGACAAATATTGAGTAATCTGACACAATCAAGTGAGGTTAGCTTGGCAGGTTTCAAAAATATTATCCACAAAAGAGAGTTGAATAAAGTTGAAGACATACATTGCTCTGCATGAACTCAGAACTCGAACCAAGAAATTTCTCTCCATATGCTCCAAGTCCAGTACGGATAAGTCCAGGTCCAGCACCATACATGGCACTTTCAAAAGGATTTGGTGGTGCATTTGCAGGCCTAGGACCTAAGCCACCCAGATCACTATTCATTGCTGCCATGATAATAACTGAGCAGTCAGAAAACAATGTATTCAGAACAGTATAACAAAAGAAAACTGTGCTCGAAAGTATTTTGCGATAAGTTGAAGTCAAGAATCATAAGATGGTCTCAATCCAATTGATGATCAACAAACAGTAATCAAAATTCAAAAGTAatactaagttcattatgatccCAACTCCCAAGTCAAGAGAAGGAAAGAACAGCAGAAACGAATCATAGCTCAATGAATTTCATGACATAACACCCATCCTTCCAAGATGAAGTGGTGATGCTAACGACAATGTGTCATAAAACTACTTTGACGGAGATAAAAGGAAAGACAGGTGATCCACATCAGCACATCTCATTTTGGCTGGTGGAGCCTGTTGCCTTAGTTTAACAACTAACATTCCGCAGTAATATGACGGCCTAACAGGAAGTATTGTCCGTTAAGACTTTTCTTGGTCAA containing:
- the LOC125517612 gene encoding protein YIF1B-B-like isoform X2, giving the protein MNSDLGGLGPRPANAPPNPFESAMYGAGPGLIRTGLGAYGEKFLGSSSEFMQSNITQYLSDPQYYFQVNSQYVRNKLKVVLFPFFHRGHWTRITEPVGGRLSYKPPIQDINAPDLYIPLMAFGTYIVIAGYALGVLGRFTPEALTLQFTRGLVGWFLQVVLIKGLLYSLGSGEAPLLDIVAYAGYGFAGTSLAMLARIFWSYLYYFIMPWFCLCTGVFLVKTMKRVLLGGPRSYERHPSRNHYFLLFLAVVQFPMLFWLGNISG
- the LOC125517612 gene encoding protein YIF1B-B-like isoform X1, whose amino-acid sequence is MAAMNSDLGGLGPRPANAPPNPFESAMYGAGPGLIRTGLGAYGEKFLGSSSEFMQSNITQYLSDPQYYFQVNSQYVRNKLKVVLFPFFHRGHWTRITEPVGGRLSYKPPIQDINAPDLYIPLMAFGTYIVIAGYALGVLGRFTPEALTLQFTRGLVGWFLQVVLIKGLLYSLGSGEAPLLDIVAYAGYGFAGTSLAMLARIFWSYLYYFIMPWFCLCTGVFLVKTMKRVLLGGPRSYERHPSRNHYFLLFLAVVQFPMLFWLGNISG